The Aliiroseovarius sediminilitoris region GCGTTCCGTGATGGGAAAACTTGACCTCGGCTATGATAGCTTCGAGCCGTTGTTTCGCTATGATGTCGATCTGGCGAACCGACTGGTTACGGAAGCAGCCCATCAGTTGGACAAGCCGACCGACACTTTGCTGGAAGATTTCGGCACGTTTCTGGTGACAGATGAGCGGGTCGAACGGGTGCGGCGCTTGTTGCGCTTTGGTGGGGTGGATTACACAGATTTTTTGCACTCGCTTGAAGATCTGCATGGTCGCGCACAACTCGCCGTTCCCGATCTGGATTTGCCGACGATCGAGTTGGACGCCATCACGGCCGAGGAATTTCGGATCACCTGTTGTAGCGTCGCACAAGGGGTCGGTTTCATTCTGTTGGGGGTGCTTCGGGCGCTGGCAGACGATTATGGTGCGCTGGCCTATCTGGAACATTTGGGCCGCGAAGGGCAGGATGAGACGATATCGGTTCGTTTGCTGGAAATGCGGCACGGCACGGGGCGCGCATTTCACCTTGCTGCCGGAGGGGTGCCATGACCATGGACCAGACGATACCGATTGCGCCACACACACTGGATCAGATGATGCCGATGCATCTGCTGCTGGATGGCGCCGCCCGGATCAGCCATGCCGGTCCTACAATCGAGAAAGTGTTTGGCGCGCCGCTTGTCGGGCGCAGTGCGTTTTCATTGTTCGAACTGCGGCGACCCCGCATTGTGCGGTCGATGGATGATGTGCACGCAATGGGTGATGCCAAGGTCTATTTGCGACTGAAGGACGGGTCCGGCACAACGATGGTGGGGGCGGTCGCGGTCCTGCCTGGTGGAAGTCACGTGCTGATGAATCTGTCGTTCGGCTATTCCGTGGTCGATGCAGTCGCGCGCTATAAACTTGCGGGATCCGATTTTGCGCCGACCGACTTAACCGTCGAAATGCTCTATCTGATGGAGGCGAAGACCGCCGCGATGGAAGCAACGACCCAGCTTGCCCATCGGCTGCACGGCGAAAAAGCCGAAGCGCAGGTGGAGGCGATGACCGACGGATTGACCGGGCTGCAAAACCGCCGCGCCTTTGACATCAACCTTAACCGACAGATTGCCCGTGGCGCGGTGTTTTCACTGATGCATATCGACCTCGATTTTTTCAAAGCAGTCAATGACACCCAGGGACATGCTGCAGGGGATGCGGTGCTGCGCGAAGTGGCCAATGTGCTGCGGGATGAAACGCGGGATTCAGATATGGTTGCGCGTGTCGGGGGGGATGAGTTCGTCATTTTGTTTGGCCGGTTGGCCGAGGCTGACATGTTGGAAAGCATCGCGATGCGTATCATAGCGCGGCTTGAATGCCCGATCCCGTTCGACGGCAAGACCTGCCGCATTTCGGCCAGCATCGGCATTGCGCGCAGCACCGATTACGACAGCGTCTCTGCCGAGCAGATGGTGTCAGACGCCGATCTTGCGCTTTATATGTCCAAAGACAAGGGCCGTGCCTGCCAGACGATGTTTCGGCCCGAGTATCGTGAGACGCGGCAACAAGCCTGAACCCTGCCTGTCGGGTCTTTTTGGCGGCTATATCGGTGGCGACACATGGTCAGGTCTGGAATTTTGGTAACATCGGATAGCGGGAGATGTTTACGGGTGTTCACTTTGCCGGGTCAGACACATAATCCGCGCAGGGCATGAGGATCGCTACCGGACCCACCGTTCAGTTTGTCTCTCTGTTCAACCGGATAATGTGATCTACAGACCTCATCGTATCGATCAAGAACCCGCCGCCCGCCTGATCCTTGTGCGAACCCGTGATCGGTCGTGGCATGTTAGAATGCCGATAATAGTCGGTTGAACGCGGGGCTGATCTTGCCGGGCCGTAACATGAACCGTGTTCGGGATTTCAGACCTAAGTCCGTGTGCGCATTCGCGGTCAGGTGCTAGATGTTATCTATGAAATGGATCGGCAATATCAGGCGTTGGCAAAGCCTGACCCTTCCCGGACAGTTTTTGCTGGCCGGGGCCATCGTGATGATTGGTGCCATGGTGCTTGTGGGAAACTGGATTTCGCAACGTATCGAAGATGCAGTTGTCCAGAATTCAGCAACGTCTGCGGCCTTGTTCATGGAAAGCTTTATTTCTCCGCTCAGTCAGGAATTGGCCGACACAGACACGCTGTCCCCACCCGCGCGACAGGCTCTGGCCGAAATATTCGACGGCACGACAATCGGTGAAAGGGTTGTTTCCTACAAAATCTGGCTTGCCGGTGGCCGAGTCGTCCATGCTTCGGATGTCTCATTGATCGGTCAGGTGTTTGAGCCGTCCGACGATCTGATCACCGCATGGAGCGGCGAGATCTCCTCTTCTTTCGAGGATCTGGACGATCTTGAGAATGTGGCAGAAGCAGCGCTTGGTGTCCCGCTCTTGGAAGTTTACAGCCCGATCCGACAGGTCTGGACCGGCGATGTCATCGCTGTGGCAGAGTTCTACGAGGTGGCCGATCAGTTGGCATCGGATATCATCAGCGCACGTCGAACAAGCTGGTTGGTTGTCGCTGGAACGTTTCTTGGCAGCGGCCTTCTTCTGTTCGGGATTGTTCAGGCGGGGGGGCGCACGATCCGGTTGCAGCGGATGGAATTGACAGAACAGCTGGCCAGGACGGAAACGATTTCGGCCCAGAATGCACAGCTGCGGCGACGCGTGGTCGCAGCTTCCTCGCGGGCCATTGCCCAGACCGAGCAAGCCATCCGCCGGATCGGGTCAGACCTTCACGATGGCCCGGCACAATACCTGTCCCTGGCGTCGTTACGTCTTGATGGGGCGTTGCGCGATCCCGAAGCGACCGAGCAGGATGCCACTTTGGTCAGGGAATCGCTGGACAAGGCCCTTGAGGAACTGCGGATCATATCGCGGGGTCTGGCGCTGCCGGATATTGACACATTGGACGTCAAGACACTGATTGACCGGGCAATCA contains the following coding sequences:
- a CDS encoding heme NO-binding domain-containing protein, whose translation is MIHGLIFWCFEGFLIFTYGAGRWRSVMGKLDLGYDSFEPLFRYDVDLANRLVTEAAHQLDKPTDTLLEDFGTFLVTDERVERVRRLLRFGGVDYTDFLHSLEDLHGRAQLAVPDLDLPTIELDAITAEEFRITCCSVAQGVGFILLGVLRALADDYGALAYLEHLGREGQDETISVRLLEMRHGTGRAFHLAAGGVP
- a CDS encoding diguanylate cyclase domain-containing protein, which gives rise to MTMDQTIPIAPHTLDQMMPMHLLLDGAARISHAGPTIEKVFGAPLVGRSAFSLFELRRPRIVRSMDDVHAMGDAKVYLRLKDGSGTTMVGAVAVLPGGSHVLMNLSFGYSVVDAVARYKLAGSDFAPTDLTVEMLYLMEAKTAAMEATTQLAHRLHGEKAEAQVEAMTDGLTGLQNRRAFDINLNRQIARGAVFSLMHIDLDFFKAVNDTQGHAAGDAVLREVANVLRDETRDSDMVARVGGDEFVILFGRLAEADMLESIAMRIIARLECPIPFDGKTCRISASIGIARSTDYDSVSAEQMVSDADLALYMSKDKGRACQTMFRPEYRETRQQA
- a CDS encoding sensor histidine kinase — protein: MLSMKWIGNIRRWQSLTLPGQFLLAGAIVMIGAMVLVGNWISQRIEDAVVQNSATSAALFMESFISPLSQELADTDTLSPPARQALAEIFDGTTIGERVVSYKIWLAGGRVVHASDVSLIGQVFEPSDDLITAWSGEISSSFEDLDDLENVAEAALGVPLLEVYSPIRQVWTGDVIAVAEFYEVADQLASDIISARRTSWLVVAGTFLGSGLLLFGIVQAGGRTIRLQRMELTEQLARTETISAQNAQLRRRVVAASSRAIAQTEQAIRRIGSDLHDGPAQYLSLASLRLDGALRDPEATEQDATLVRESLDKALEELRIISRGLALPDIDTLDVKTLIDRAISDHHRQTGLDITNDVRVGADLPMNYAQKLCIFRFLQEALSNASRHADVDEASVTARTDGLGVCVTVADEGTGFDPHKSRQMRTDGGQGLLGLRDRAESIGGTLAIMSTVGNGTTLKLTLPYEEAAP